The genome window CATCAGCACTCCTGACTAACAGCTCCACCCAGTGGAGAGCTGTGGTGACGACAGGAAGGTTCCTGAAGACTCTGGAGCTCCTCCAGTTAGAATACAAAAGCTGGGGCAGTCCCACTGCTGAGacagaaagcaacacagaagaGGACAGACAGTTTAACAGTGTTTCATCTCAGATCAAGAGGActcaacactaaacacacaGTGAAGATGCTGTGCTCTCACGGACTCCACTCTGCCCTCAGTCCAGTCANNNNNNNNNNNNNNNNNNNNNNNNNNNNNNNNNNNNNNNNNNNNNNNNNNNNNNNNNNNNNNNNNNNNNNNNNNNNNNNNNNNNNNNNNNNNNNNNNNNNGTGTGGCCCTGAGACCGCTCTCCTACCAGctggagaaagagggagagcgCTTTGGCCTGACCCTGGACACTCAAGGCTTTTCCCCAGAGGAGCTGTCTATCAGGCAGGTGGGCAGGAAGCTGAGAGTCAGCGGGAAGACAGAGAAGAAGCAGGAGGACCGGAAAGGCTCCTACTCTTACAGACGCCAGGAGTTCAGACAGGAGTTTGATCTGCCTGAAGGGCTGAACCCCGAAGCCGTCACCTGCTGCCTGGCTCCAGACGGGAAGCTCCACATCCAGGCGGCCAGAGCTCCATGTGTTGAGGAGGCTGAGAGAGAGCTGACCATCAAGAGGAGCTCGGAGGAGAAACcacagcagagtgtgtgttcacacacagaaggcagcagcacagagacacacaacagcacacaGGACAAACCTGAAGACATGGACTCAGCTACATGTTGTTCTAACAATGTGCAGTAAATGTGGCTTATAAATGTGTTGAATGATGATTATATGAGCGTTTTGTTTATTATTGAACATActcaataaatatataatagatAAACATACTTCTCATTGGGCTTTCTTAACTGTATTTTTATACCCTTGGCCACAAATAAAGTATATTTCTGTAGGTTCAAAACAATGGATACCTCTTCCAGAGAGAACATTTGAACAGGAGTCTTTCACTTCAAAGTAAATGATCAAATATCCTCATCAACATTTTGCTTGCTGAACTGTACAGCTGTTTTGatgaggcttttattttgaagggcTACATTGTCTCCTGCTTGGACTTTTACAGGAAGGATAATGTTTTCTTaccattacaaaacatttaattgacTGGAAATATTTACATGAACATTTTATTGACTGAAACAGAGTTCTCAGGTATTTTGAACTCATCATTTCCCTTTATACTATTTGTGTCAAGTTTTCACTGAGACATTTTCTGAATCTGTTATTATCAAATCTGTAAGATGTgcctaaaaacaacaacacaaaatctaaataaacactgaactgaaaaaaataatcaagtaCTCATGAAAATGAGGGGAAGAATATTGTTACGAATTATGACTTGAGAGTTTCAGTGTTGCAGTCAACATTTATCAGGTTTCCATCACATTTGACCTTCTGTTGTTTCAGTTACCATGactattaatttaaatgtgatCACACAATTTTTCTCCTCCCGCTCAAATCTTTATTAAGTGTTACCATCTGCTACCATCCAGAAAACAtaagaaataacaattttacACTTCAGAAACTATAAACAGTGACAAAACCTGTTAGTGTTTTCTCTAAACGTATTTATGTTGATTGCACACTGGAAATTTTGAAATAATTCAAGGTTGaatgaaaaataagaaaatgaaatatcTATAGATTTGAATATAATTGAGGCACAAGTGagaacacatacagtacaccaAAAATAGTTATTGTGATGAGTTGATGTAAGAATTTACGTTATTAGATTTGTTGTTATTGCAAATTAAGCACCATCGATTTTGTAGGTTGATTTGGCCACAACACAGATCTGCAAAATGTCATAATCTGCTGTCTGTAGTCTTTCTGTGAAAAACTGGTCATGTTTGGTGAGAAATCATGACcgacaataacaaaacatttgttatgataataattcatgcaaatGTTAAATccctctgtgtctttgtctgcCTGCTAGttgaattaaacttttttttaatgttctttttttctcttctccttaTTGATAACTTTACAAACAAAGTGGCATAGTACAGAAGAGTGGATAATTAACATGGGAACAGACAAGACTAGAGGATGacgtacattaaaataaataaaaatcatatagaataaaaaaataggAGAAACATTGAGAAGTAAGGGAACTCCGGAGTAAAGCTATGGATTTTCGATAATATTAAGGTCCTCTACAAACTTAAAGAGCTTCATAGCATTATTTTTCTTCATATATTTAAGAGATGAAAAGTAAAGCCACAGCTTCTtatgaaaaatatacaaatttgGCCTTGATTTCAGGAATCTATTTTTATGTATACAATACTTTCCAAGAGTGATTATTGAGTTGAATGCCACATCATATAAGGGGTCTTTATAAAATTATACCAAATGTAACATTTTCCTTTATTCAGCTAGAACAATTTAAAACTTTAGGGAACAACCAATAATGCACATCACCCAAAAAGcattagaaaaatacattgataaaataaatgctcTGTAGTTTCAATGTGGTCATCACAGAATGTGCAGTTATTGTGATCTAGACCAAAACAACTTCTCAAAAATTCAGCTGAGGGGTATATTCCTTTCAGAACCTAAAAATGAACCTCCTTCTCTTTTGGTGCAATAGgaaatttgaaaaatgttgaactcagaTTCTCAACATCTTTTCTTACAGAAAATTATAAATAAGGAATTTCTGTGGAAAGAAAACAGATATCATTCTCTAACAATTATTTGCCGAATAATGAGGTTAGGTCATTTTATATTAATGAAGTTGTGATCATTCACTAAAAGCAAAGGGATTGGGTTTCACACTATTTTGAGACAAATGATATGCCATCACAAGTACAGCTTGAGGAATTGCCTTGACAACATTAGCGTACTGACCTCTGTCAAAAAGCTTAAATTTGGAAAGTCCTCAAATGACAGAAAGTTTCCTGTATTGTCCAATAATTACATCACAGACCATATTCCTTTTTCTTGACAATGTTGGAAAaacatggatttatttttaagtaaCACATACCTGCAATTCCATATAGGGGTTTTGTGGGGACTAAAATTATGTTTGTATATCATTTGCCCATAGAGTAAAACTTGTTGATGTAATGTGGATAATTTGACAGGGAGCTTATTTTGGTCAAAGTTACACCAAAGAAGGAAATCAATGCCTCCAAGCTTCAAGATTTCTCTGGAAAAATGGAATCAAGACGTTTTTCATGATTTAGAAATTACTGTAACCAGTTTGTCTTAATAGTACCGCTATGCTAATGCACTCAGTATCAATAGCCTTAATAtagtgtgttttgcttttccaGATATAATTGAAAACAGCTTGGTTTATGGCTTTTATTGCATTGTTAGGAAGTGATAAAGAGTAGTTAGAAAACTTCCTGATCAAACAGGAAGGATCCAGAGACATCAGCACTCCTGACTAACAGCGCCACCCAGTGGAGAGCTGTGGTGACGACAGGAAGGTTCCTGAAGACTCTGGAGCTCCTCCAGTTAGAATACAAAAGCTGGGGCAGTCCCACTGCTGAGacagaaagcaacacagaagaGGACAGACACTTTAACAGTGTTTCATCTCAGATCAAGAGGActcaacactaaacacacaGTGAAGATGCTGTGCTCTCACGGACTCCACTCTGCCCTCAGTCCAGTCATGGACTTGTACTGGCCTGTACGCAGTCTGTGGCCAGAGGTCAAGCCTCTGCTCTACCAGCAGGAGCTACTGCAGAGAAACCTACAGGAGCNNNNNNNNNNNNNNNNNNNNNNNNNNNNNNNNNNNNNNNNNNNNNNNNNNNNNNNNNNNNNNNNNNNNNNNNNNNNNNNNNNNNNNNNNNNNNNNNNNNNGTGTGGCCCTGAGACCGCTCTCCTACCAGctggagaaagagggagagcgCTTTGGCCTGACCCTGGACACTCAAGGCTTTTCCCCAGAGGAGCTGTCTATCAGGCAGGTGGGCAGGAAGCTGAGAGTCAGCGGGAAGACAGAGAAGAAGCAGGAGGACCGGAAAGGCTCCTACTCTTACAGACGCCAGGAGTTCAGACAGGAGTTTGATCTGCCTGAAGGGCTGAACCCCGAAGCCGTCACCTGCTGCCTGGCTCCAGACGGGAAGCTCCACATCCAGGCGGCCAGAGCTCCATGTGCTGAGGAGGCTGAGAGAGAGCTGACCATCAAGAGGAGCTCGGAGGAGAAACCACAGCAGGgtgtgtgttcacacacagaaggcagcagcacagagacacacaacagcacacaGGACAAACCTGAAGACATGGACTCAGCTACATGTTGTTCTAACAATGTGCAGTAAATGTGGCTTATAAATGTGTTGAATGATGATTATccctgcaaccctgtacgcaggataagcggttgacgatggatggatgaatgatgATTATATGagctttttgtttattattgaatatacacaataaatatatataaaagagaaaattcagcttatttaattgtatttttacaattgacaaaaataaagtatatttcTGTAGGTTTAAAATACAACACTTGTAATAACATGTTGTTCTAACAATGTGCAGTAAATGTGGTTTCATTCAAATGTTAGGCTAAATGTAAAATCTACTTTTGTCTGTGAACAAAAAGTATAGCACACTTACAATATGTATTGTTGAGCTTCATTAAAAGGGGAAGGAATGAAGGAAATGTTCATTGAATAGCCACTATGAATTGCTTTATAGGTCCAAAATTACTTCTTTGATGAATATGGGCTAATTGTGACTTTTACCCACAGCTCTCCACTGTATCAAAGTGATTGTAGGTacagaaaacaggaaaaatcAATGTGTGAAGAAAAAGGTGACTTTTTCTGTCGATTAACAGCAAATCCACATATGGTAGAGTCAAACAATTTTTTGGATGATTATTTTTGAAATTAGTAAATCATACTGAACATAATATGTTTCAATTCCTGATTTTCCTGGGACAGCTGATggaaatgatgaatgaaaatgtCAAGTCTTCACCTGACTGAGAAGAGAAAATGATGTGATGACATTTAAACTGAACCAttcaaaaatatttcaaaaccaTTCAATGAGGTAACTCACAGAGCAGACATTCTAAATTGACTGtcaaaaagcaaaagcaaatgAACATTGACAGGAGTCACAAAAAGATGCTATTTATATgaagaatacattttttttattaaaagaatGCAAACGGTTTGGAATTCAAAACATGAGCCGTTATCTCAAGCACATAAAGCAACAGAAGTCACATATTCCAATTAAATGCAATATTACACCCATCATGAAAGTAAGTAGGTCAAAGTTATCGAACAATTTTCATGTCACCAAAactttaataaatgtaattcataattAATTCCAGCTCATACCCTCACTAATGAAGGTAAACACTAACAAAATACTCTTTATACCCTTTAAGCTGTTGCAGCtattaatgttgttttgttttttacctacagtaaaaaatttttttacaaaaacatagtGAAagtttcaatacattttttgatcATGCATAAACAAATTGAAACACATTCTTATCATTTAACACTTGAACCTTATGTTATTGTAAGTGTTGTATTTTAAACCTACAgaaatatactttatttttgtcaaatgtaaaaatacaattaaataagctgaattttctcttttatatatatttattgtgtatattcaataataaacaaaaagctCATATAATcatcattcatccatccatcgtcaaccgcttatcctgcgtacagggttgcggggatAATCATCATTCAACACATTTATAAGCCACATTTACTGCACATTGTTAGAACAACATGTAGCTGAGTCCATGTCTTCAGGTTTGTCCtgtgtgctgttgtgtgtctctgtgctgctgccttctgtgtgtgaacacacacCCTGCTGTGGTTTCTCCTCCGAGCTCCTCTTGATGGTCAGCTCTCTCTCAGCCTCCTCAGCACATGGAGCTCTGGCCGCCTGGATGTGGAGCTTCCCGTCTGGAGCCAGGCAGCAGGTGACGGCTTCGGGGTTCAGCCCTTCAGGCAGATCAAACTCCTGTCTGAACTCCTGGCGTCTGTAAGAGTAGGAGCCTTTCCGGTCCTCCTGCTTCTTCTCTGTCTTCCCGCTGACTCTCAGCTTCCTGCCCACCTGCCTGATAGACAGCTCCTCTGGGGAAAAGCCTTGAGTGTCCAGGGTCAGGCCAAAGcgctctccctctttctccagCTGGTAGGAGAGCGGTCTCAGGGCCACACNNNNNNNNNNNNNNNNNNNNNNNNNNNNNNNNNNNNNNNNNNNNNNNNNNNNNNNNNNNNNNNNNNNNNNNNNNNNNNNNNNNNNNNNNNNNNNNNNNNNttaattaataaatccttcagactgaggtaatggacttggagactggattttttccatctgcgctctgctttcctgcattcccttttgaggctgcgaatgctgtcatttatccagggttgcttactagctttagacgtaggcctaacctttagaggagcagtaatatttagtgacgacaagcagatatgattgaagtgatcgaccagattgttggtgttggaatcagacaggtgttggctttggctctgaa of Micropterus dolomieu isolate WLL.071019.BEF.003 ecotype Adirondacks linkage group LG13, ASM2129224v1, whole genome shotgun sequence contains these proteins:
- the LOC123982245 gene encoding heat shock protein 30-like, with translation MACTHPPSAPRNAISNVNETSVFLEWSVPMETGGRKDVRYNILCRRVLPDGRGLEECGPNVRFLPRRVGLSNTSVMVADLQSHTNYSFLLEAVNGVSELAKDHAKQYVSLNVTTNQAAPPSVNLQELRSSLELMDKLQHNILEETEPFQSSVLLQPLSYQLEKEGERFGLTLDTQGFSPEELSIRQVGRKLRVSGKTEKKQEDRKGSYSYRRQEFRQEFDLPEGLNPEAVTCCLAPDGKLHIQAARAPCVEEAERELTIKRSSEEKPQQSVCSHTEGSSTETHNSTQDKPEDMDSATCCSNNVQ
- the LOC123982247 gene encoding heat shock protein 30-like; amino-acid sequence: VALRPLSYQLEKEGERFGLTLDTQGFSPEELSIRQVGRKLRVSGKTEKKQEDRKGSYSYRRQEFRQEFDLPEGLNPEAVTCCLAPDGKLHIQAARAPCAEEAERELTIKRSSEEKPQQGVCSHTEGSSTETHNSTQDKPEDMDSATCCSNNVQ